A stretch of the Hippoglossus hippoglossus isolate fHipHip1 chromosome 1, fHipHip1.pri, whole genome shotgun sequence genome encodes the following:
- the kat14 gene encoding cysteine-rich protein 2-binding protein: MDSSSEPLGAGEDEAACTSASEGLEEGEVEGETLLIVESEDQGSVDLSHDQSGDSLTSDVGEEADGSWACEDMSFYCDRCHKWTPAAQLRGEQPSYLKGDNFFKFLCCDCSEDGKESFDRMRLTWQQVVMLAMYNLSLEGTGRQGYFRWKEDICAFIGRHWNFLLGTRKKTSTWWSTVAGCLSVGSPTFFRSGAQEFGEPGWWKLVQNRPPTLRPEVEKSTTKTKASKPVVDPIITVEGLRKRGARNPVENAMQLKEKRSRTQEAKDIRRAQKEAVGGYTDRSASSTPVKLGGGRSGTTGRRPDLILEKGEVIDFSSLSSSDQTPLTSPSPSPSPDFSAPGTPASQSATPSLLSEADLIPDAMPPQALFHDDEEIETEGMIDPGMEYIPPPSASLVARKKLRQAPPHIKREADSEEDDGREHEDDFEEPVGRGEGPSLSAGGCVGAGGPERRRITHPDKADGSGGISQNPRYAPLTLYEERMLLRRLDACPLALAVTPQAKRLHRKLLIRQAKRQRGLPLLDIDRAVNATLSLVGGIYGAQEAGTLMGGGVMGKYCTNSHELRILDRFQTNFSSRRGVQQPSVSFWHRLMGAEGSLDQSIKSPYTSRILKPFIRRDYESRPVKLKLLAEIRAHPHRAEPDWVPEPNAPIDYCYVRPNHIPSVNAMCHDSFWPGVDLSECLQYPDFSVVVLYQKVVIGFGFMVPDVKYNEAYISFLQVHPEWRRAGIGTFMIYHLIQTCMGKDVTLHVSASNPAMLLYQKFGFKAEEYILDFYDKYYPVDSTECRHAFFLRLRR, translated from the exons ATGGACAGCAGCAGTGAGCCGCTGGGGGCGGGTGAGGATGAGGCGGCGTGTACGTCGGCCTCTGAGGGtctggaggagggggaggtggagggggagacGCTGCTGATAGTTGAGTCGGAGGATCAGGGCTCAGTGGATCTGTCACATGACCAGAGCGGAGACTCTCTGACCAGTGACGTGGGCGAAGAGGCCGACGGCAGCTGGGCCTGCGAGGACATGTCCTTCTACTGCGACCGCTGCCACAAGTGGACGCCTGCAG CTCAGCTCCGCGGCGAACAGCCCAGTTACCTGAAGGGAGACAACTTCTTTAAGTTCCTCTGCTGCGACTGTTCCGAGGACGGGAAGGAGAGTTTCGACAGGATGAGACTCACCTGGCAGCAG GTGGTGATGTTGGCCATGTACAATCTGTCTCTGGAGGGAACGGGTCGTCAGGGTTACTTCAGGTGGAAGGAGGATATCTGTGCTTTCATTGGTCGACACTGGAACTTCCTGCTGGGAACAAG GAAGAAAACGTCGACATGGTGGAGCACGGTGGCCGGCTGCCTGTCGGTCGGTAGTCCCACCTTCTTCCGCTCTGGAGCGCAGGAGTTTGGTGAACCAGGCTGGTGGAAACTGGTCCAGAATCGACCTCCGACCCTGAGACCAGAGGTGGAAAAATCCACCACTAAGACTAAAG CCTCCAAACCTGTCGTGGACCCGATCATCACCGTGGAGGGTCTGAGGAAACGTGGAGCCAGAAACCCAGTGGAAAACGCcatgcagctgaaggagaagcGTTCTCGCACACAGGAGGCCAAAGACATCCGACGGGCGCAGAAAGAGGCAGTGGGAGGCTACACCGACCGCAGTGCCTCCTCTACGCCCGTCAAACTGGGCGGAGGTCGCAGCGGGACCACCGGACGCCGGCCTGATCTCATCCTGGAGAAAGGCGAGGTCATTGatttctcctccctcagctcTTCAGACCAAACACCGCTCACCAGCCCTTCACCATCACCTTCACCCGACTTCTCCGCCCCGGGGACGCCGGCGTCTCAATCAGCGACACCCAGCCTGTTGTCGGAGGCAGACCTCATCCCGGATGCGATGCCTCCGCAGGCGCTGTTCCATG ACGACGAGGAGATTGAGACGGAGGGAATGATCGACCCTGGGATGGAGTACATTCCTCCTCCAAGTGCCAGCCTTGTCGCCCGTAAGAAGCTCCGCCAAGCACCTCCTCACATCAAGCGTGAAGCAGACAGCGAGGAGGATGACGGTCGTGAGCATGAGGACGACTTTGAGGAGCCGGTGGGACGAGGTGAAGgtccgtctctctctgccgGGGGCTGTGTTGGTGCTGGAGGTCCTGAGCGGCGGAGGATTACTCATCCTGACAAAGCAGACGGCTCTGGTGGCATCTCCCAGAATCCTCGCTACGCACCTCTCACTCTTTACGAGGAGAGGATGCTGCTGCGCCGGCTGGACGCCTGCCCGCTGGCCTTGGCCGTCACCCCGCAGGCAAAACGCCTTCACAGGAAGCTGTTAATCCGCCAGGCCAAGAGGCAGAGAGGACTCCCCCTGCTGGACATCGACCGGGCAGTCAACGCCACCCTCAGCCTGGTGGGAGGGATTTATGGTGCCCAGGAGGCGGGGACACTGATGGGAGGTGGAGTCATGGGGAAGTACTGCACCAACAGCCACGAGCTGCGAATTCTTGATCGCTTCCAG accAACTTCTCCAGCAGACGAGGTGTCCAGCAGCCGTCTGTGTCCTTCTGGCACCGTCTGATGGGAGCTGAGGGAAGTTTGGACCAGAGCATCAAGAGTCCGTATACGTCCAGAATCCTGAAACCGTTCATCAG GAGGGATTACGAGAGTCGTCCGGTGAAGCTCAAGTTGTTGGCGGAGATCCGAGCTCACCCTCACAGAGCCGAGCCCGACTGGGTGCCGGAGCCCAACGCCCCCATCGACTACTGCTACGTCCGACCAAACCACATCCCCTCCGTCAACGCCATGTGTCACGACAGCTTCTGGCCAG gtgtgGACCTTTCCGAGTGTCTGCAGTACCCGGACTTCAGCGTGGTCGTCCTCTACCAGAAAGTCGTGATCGGCTTCGGTTTCATGGTGCCGGACGTGAAGTACAACGAGGCCTACATCTCGTTCCTGCAGGTCCACcctgagtggaggagagccGGCATCGGCACCTTCATGATCTACCACCTCATCCAG acgtGTATGGGGAAGGACGTGACGCTACACGTGTCGGCCAGTAATCCCGCCATGCTGTTGTATCAGAAGTTTGGTTTCAAGGCTGAAGAGTACATCCTGGACTTCTATGATAAGTACTACCCTGTGGACAGCACCGAGTGCCGCCACGCCTTCTTCCTCCGACTGAGACGATGA
- the LOC117764733 gene encoding protein PET117 homolog, mitochondrial translates to MSTASKLALGVSVVLTLSTVAAVHLNQAWDRQRLHEGVVRDLERWERKKENLRRLEEQKSLSRRLKEERDRAPPTGAALSQVDSGNRRLGDGQQQ, encoded by the exons ATGTCTACAGCCTCCAAGCTGGCGCTCGGTGTCTCTGTGGTTCTGACGCTCAGCACCGTGGCCGCCGTTCACCTCAACCAGGCCTGGGACCGACAG CGGCTCCACGAAGGTGTCGTCAGGGACCTGGAGCGctgggagaggaagaaggagaatcTGAGGAGGttggaggagcagaagagtctgAGCAGACGcctgaaggaggagagagacagagcccCGCCCACAGGAGCAGCACTGAGCCAG GTGGATTCTGGGAACCGGAGGCTCGGTGATGGACAGCAGCAGTGA